The genomic DNA AGCAATTGGGAGTACCCGCTGAAAGTGACTTTGGTGGTCTTCGTGATCGGGTTGATGGCGGAAAACTTCACGCGCAAGCATGCCTCAATCAGTTGGGGAGCAAAGCGGTAGCGCTATTGCGGCTGTTCAAACAGTTGAATGGCCAGAACCGGTGCCCCGTGAAGGATTGCGGCGGGGGCGCCGATTAGAAAGTCATGGCGCGCAAGTGTGATATCCCCATATTGCACCGCGCCCAAGGCAAAGAGGCAAAGCGTGGCATCGGGGCACGGGGTCAGGGTGGTGTTTTCGAACACTTCGACGACCGGCTTTGGCAAGCTGCGGTGGGTCATCACATTGAAATCCACTGCTGCCTCTGAGACATCCTGTGCCGAGAGTGGTACATCACCGGGAAAGGCGACCGGTTTCAAAAAGCCGGCGCGAAAATGGCTATCTCCGACAAGATTGAAGCCGGGACCATCAATCACGGTCAAGTTACGCTCAATATCCGGGAACTGCGAAAACGGGCCATCCTTGGCAACCGTCGCCATAGAGAACCGCCAGCGCAAACCGCTTTCATCGGCCTCGCGCCAAATCTCAATGGTTGTTCCCTGGCCATTCGCCCAAGGCATTTCGGTATAATCGGCGCGGGTCAGGTGGCGGGTCATCTGTGCTTACTCTGTCTTTTGGGTACCGATAAGATCGGGGCCGGGTATCGGATCTGGGGAAAGCTCTTCAAAGTCGAAATTATCCAGCTTGGCGGCGCGTTTTCCAGCACGCTCAGCGGCGGTGCTGATCCCGTCAAGGTCGGCGCGGGCTTGGTTGAAATGGGTATTCAACTTATCGACGCGGTTCACGACAAGCTCCACATCGCGGTGCAGCAGGCGCAATGTCGCACGAATCGCACCGGCCTGTTCGCGCATCCGGGCATCTTTCAGCACGGCGCGCATGGTATTCAGGGTCGCCATGCAGGTGGTGGGGGATACAATCCAAACCTTTGCATCAAAGCCGTCGCGCACCAGTTCGGGGAAATTGGCGTGCAACTCGGCATAGACCGCCTCGGAGGGCAGGAACATCAACGCGCCATCGGCGGTTTCCCCATCAAGGATATATTTCTCCGAGATCGCCTTGATATGCGCCTTCACCGACACGCGCATTTGTCGCGCGGCGTCCAGTTGCTCGGCGGGGGTCTGAGCGCGGCGCAGGGCCTCATAGGCCTCCAGCGGGAACTTGCTGTCGATGACAATCGGGCCGGGCGGATTGGGCAGATGGATCAGGCAATCGGCCCGCTTCCCGTTTGAGAGCGTGGCCTGCATCGAATAGGCATCGGCAGGCAGCGCCTTGCGCACGATGTCATTCAGCTGGATTTCCCCAAATGCGCCGCGGGTTTGCTTGTTGGACAAAATATCCTGCAACCCCAATACATTGCCAGAGAGCTTTTCGATATTGGCCTGCGCCTTGTCGATGGTTTCCAGCCGTTGCTGCAACTCGCCCAAACTGCGCGCCGTGCGGGTTGATGTGCCGTGCAGGCTTTCGGTCATGCCGCGTTGCACCTCCATCAGCCGCTTTTCCATCATTTGCAGCATTGCCGTTTGGGAATGGGTCTGGGTCTCGGAAACATGGTGCAGCCCGCCGGCCAGCCGTTCCTGCCCCTCGGACAGATGCTGCACCCGCTGGCCAAGCCAGCCCATTTCCCGCATCAGGGGTTCTGTTGCTTTGGCCGATTGCCCCAAGGCGCGCAGGATCAGCAGGAAAAACGCCAGAACAACAGCAAGGCCGCCGCCAATCAACAAGATTAGCGGATCATTCCAGTGATATATTTGTCCTGCGATTTCAATCATCTGCGTCCGAACAGCTTTTCAATATCGGCCAGCTTCAATTCGACATAAGTGGGGCGTCCGTGGTTGCATTGGCCCGACAAGGGGGTTGCCTCCATTTCCCGCAGCAACGCATTCATTTCCTCGGCGCGCATCTGACGGCCAGAGCGGATGGACCCGTGGCAGGCCATGCTGGACAAAACCGCATCCATCCGCGCTTGCAAGCGGTCAGAGCTTCCGATGTCCGCCAGATCATCCAGAATATCGCGCAGCAGGGCGCTGGCATCAACACGGCCAAGGATCGCTGGCGTTTCGCGTACCGCAATCGCGCTGCCGCCAAAGGCCTCAATCGTAAGGCCAAGCTGGGCCAGTGCAGGTGCGGCCTCCATCAGCCTTGCGCAATCACTGGCCGAAAGGTCAATGATTTCAGGGATAAGCAACGCTTGGGTGGCGATACCATTATCATCCCGCTGCGCTTTCAGGCGCTCATAAACCAGCCGTTCATGGGCGGCGTGCTGGTCGACGATGACCATACCATTTTCGGTCTGCGCGATGATGTAGTTTTCATGGACCTGCGCGCGGGCGGCGCCCAAGGGACGCGCTATTTCTTGGGGTGCGGGCTCCTCAAAACGGGCAGAGGGGCTTTCGGCAAAGCCCATATCCTGTTCGGGGGCCTGATAGGCCAGCGAATGACGGATCGCCCCAGCCGATGGACGCTCCATCTGATAAACCCGTGCGGTTGCGTTCGGTTCCGGCTGAAATGCGGCAAGCGTTTCGGCCCCCACGGTTGAGGAGGCGCGATGCCCGGCCTCGGCCAGCGCATGACGAAGCGACGACACGATAAGCCCACGCGCAAGCGCCGGATCGCGAAAGCGGACCTCGGATTTTGCGGGATGCACGTTCACATCAACCAGATGCGAATCGCATTCGATATTCAGCACGGCGGCGGGATGACGATCACGACTGAGCACATCCATATAGGCGGCGCGCAGAGCCCCATAGAGCATGCGATCCTGTACAGGACGGCCGTTCACAAACAGATATTGCGCCGCCGAGGAGCCGCGTGAATAGGTGGGCAGTGCGGCATAACCGATTAGCCGCAAGTCCTCACGCGGGGCATCAACGCGCATCGCGTTATCGGCAAAATCGCGGCCCAGAACCGATGCAACCCGCCCGTGAAGCGCATCAAAGAAGTCGCCCGAGACAGGATCGGCGCGAAACATCATCCGTGCATCGCCGTTTGACACATCGCGCAGGGTGAAGCCGACCTCGGGTTCAGCCAAGGCCAGCCGTTTGATAACATCGGCAATGGCCATCGCCTCGGCACGGTCCGAGCGCATGAATTTCAGGCGGGCAGGCGTGGCGTAAAACAGATCGCGCAGCTCTACCACGGTGCCGATGGTGATGGGGGCAGGGCGGGGCGTCTCCATCCGGCCACCGGAAACTGCGATCATCATCCCGTCGCCGTCAGCGGTACGTGAGGTGATGGTCAACCGCCCGACAGCCCCCAAAGATGGCAATGCCTCACCGCGAAACCCGAAGGAGTGGATGTTGAGCAGATCACTGCCGTCAATCTTGGATGTGGCATGGCGTGACAGGGCCAAAGGCAAGTCCGCCCCCGTCATACCGCAGCCATCATCGGTGATGCGGATCAGGGTTTTGCCGCCATCGGCATAGTCGATCGCGATGCGCCGTGCGCCCGCATCCAGCGCGTTTTCTACCAGCTCTTTCACGGCCGAGGCGGGGCGCTCAACCACCTCCCCCGCAGCGATACGGTTGATGGCCGATTCGTCCAACTGACGAATGATGGCGCGCGGTGGTGCGCTTATGTTGCGGTATGGTTCATTCATGACACCAGTTTTAGCATGACCCAAGGGTTGAGGCCACTGCTTGCCATGGGTTATCCACCGTTTTTAGGGCGTGGTTTCCGGCTGCCCGACGATCACGAAATGCAGATCCTCGGGGCGCAGAAGCCGCTTTGCGACCTTTGCGACATCTTCCAGCGTGACGGCCTCAATCCTGGCGTTGCGCGTGGTGGCATAATCAATGGGCATACCGTCCATTTGCATGCCAACCAAAATCCCTGCGATCTGGGAATTGCCGCTGAACCGCAGCGGATAAGAGCCGGTCAGATAGGTCTTGGTTTTCGCCAATTCCTCCGCGGTGATACCTTCATTTGCGGCGCGGGCCCATTCGGCGCGCACGATCTCGACCGCCTCAAGCGCTGTGGCATTGGCGCTGGAGAAACGGCCTGCAAGCACCTCGGCGTAGTCTTTATCGGCGAGATGGGTGCTGATGCCATAGGTTAGCCCGCGTTTGTCGCGCACCTCTGTCATCAGGCGGGCGCTAAACCGACCGCCACCCAGAACCTCATTCAGGATATAGGCTGCGAAAAAATCAGGATCGTCGCGTTTGATGCCCTGTTGGCCAAAATGGATGACCGATTGCGGGCCGGGAAATTCCACGACGGTTTCGCCGCCTTGCAAGGCCCAGTCGGCACGTTCGGGCAGTGGCGCGCCTTTGGCAGGCAAATCACCCAAAAGCTTGTCCAAAAGCGCACCAAGATCAGCCGCAGAGATGTCGCCCGTGGCGGCAACATAAAGATGCTCTTTGGTGATTGCGGCCTCAAATGCAGCTTGGAGATCGGCGCGGCTTAGGCCGGCCACGCTTTGCTCGGTGCCGCCGCCGGAACGGCCATAGGCATGGTCGCCGTAAGCAAGCATGTTGAACCGTTTTGAGGCGATGCTATCGGGGTTCTTCACGTCGGAGCGGATGTTGGAAAGCACCTGCCCGCGCACCCGTTCGACGGCATCGGCGTCAAAACGGGGTTGGGTCAGGGCAAGGTGCAGCAGGTCGATGGCCTTTTCCTGGTTCTCGGTCAGGAATTGGGCAGAGATGCTGACGCTATCATCCCACGCCTGAAAGCTGAACGAGGCGGCCAGCGAATCGCGGGCATTGGCAAAGCCTTGGGCATCCAGATCGCCGGCACCTTCCTCAAGCAAGGCTGTCATAAGGTTGACCACGCCGCGTTGTTCCACCGGATCAAGCGAGGTGCCGCCGCGCATCCTGATCTCCAGCGCGGTGAAGGGGATCTCATGATCCTCGATCAGCCATGCAGTGATGCCACCGGGGGAGGTGACTTTTTGGATCGGCAGCTCTGCATGGGCGGGCAAAGACAGGGCCAGAAAGGCCGCAAAGAAAAAGCGCATCATCATTGTGCCACCTCTGTCTGGGGATCATCGCTGCGTTCCAGCCAGCCTGTCACCGCGTTTTTGCGGTCGAAAACCTTTTGCGCGGCCTCCATCACCTGCTCTGGCGTGACGGCTTGCAAAATATCGGGCCAAGCCTGCACATCCGCCACAGTCAGGCCGCTGGTCAAGGCGGTGCCGTAGTTGCGCGCCAAGCCTTCGACGTTGTCGCGGGCGTAAATCTCATCCGCGCGAAGCTGGCGT from Pseudorhodobacter turbinis includes the following:
- a CDS encoding HutD family protein, which gives rise to MTRHLTRADYTEMPWANGQGTTIEIWREADESGLRWRFSMATVAKDGPFSQFPDIERNLTVIDGPGFNLVGDSHFRAGFLKPVAFPGDVPLSAQDVSEAAVDFNVMTHRSLPKPVVEVFENTTLTPCPDATLCLFALGAVQYGDITLARHDFLIGAPAAILHGAPVLAIQLFEQPQ
- a CDS encoding DNA recombination protein RmuC codes for the protein MIEIAGQIYHWNDPLILLIGGGLAVVLAFFLLILRALGQSAKATEPLMREMGWLGQRVQHLSEGQERLAGGLHHVSETQTHSQTAMLQMMEKRLMEVQRGMTESLHGTSTRTARSLGELQQRLETIDKAQANIEKLSGNVLGLQDILSNKQTRGAFGEIQLNDIVRKALPADAYSMQATLSNGKRADCLIHLPNPPGPIVIDSKFPLEAYEALRRAQTPAEQLDAARQMRVSVKAHIKAISEKYILDGETADGALMFLPSEAVYAELHANFPELVRDGFDAKVWIVSPTTCMATLNTMRAVLKDARMREQAGAIRATLRLLHRDVELVVNRVDKLNTHFNQARADLDGISTAAERAGKRAAKLDNFDFEELSPDPIPGPDLIGTQKTE
- the mutL gene encoding DNA mismatch repair endonuclease MutL, giving the protein MNEPYRNISAPPRAIIRQLDESAINRIAAGEVVERPASAVKELVENALDAGARRIAIDYADGGKTLIRITDDGCGMTGADLPLALSRHATSKIDGSDLLNIHSFGFRGEALPSLGAVGRLTITSRTADGDGMMIAVSGGRMETPRPAPITIGTVVELRDLFYATPARLKFMRSDRAEAMAIADVIKRLALAEPEVGFTLRDVSNGDARMMFRADPVSGDFFDALHGRVASVLGRDFADNAMRVDAPREDLRLIGYAALPTYSRGSSAAQYLFVNGRPVQDRMLYGALRAAYMDVLSRDRHPAAVLNIECDSHLVDVNVHPAKSEVRFRDPALARGLIVSSLRHALAEAGHRASSTVGAETLAAFQPEPNATARVYQMERPSAGAIRHSLAYQAPEQDMGFAESPSARFEEPAPQEIARPLGAARAQVHENYIIAQTENGMVIVDQHAAHERLVYERLKAQRDDNGIATQALLIPEIIDLSASDCARLMEAAPALAQLGLTIEAFGGSAIAVRETPAILGRVDASALLRDILDDLADIGSSDRLQARMDAVLSSMACHGSIRSGRQMRAEEMNALLREMEATPLSGQCNHGRPTYVELKLADIEKLFGRR
- a CDS encoding M16 family metallopeptidase codes for the protein MMRFFFAAFLALSLPAHAELPIQKVTSPGGITAWLIEDHEIPFTALEIRMRGGTSLDPVEQRGVVNLMTALLEEGAGDLDAQGFANARDSLAASFSFQAWDDSVSISAQFLTENQEKAIDLLHLALTQPRFDADAVERVRGQVLSNIRSDVKNPDSIASKRFNMLAYGDHAYGRSGGGTEQSVAGLSRADLQAAFEAAITKEHLYVAATGDISAADLGALLDKLLGDLPAKGAPLPERADWALQGGETVVEFPGPQSVIHFGQQGIKRDDPDFFAAYILNEVLGGGRFSARLMTEVRDKRGLTYGISTHLADKDYAEVLAGRFSSANATALEAVEIVRAEWARAANEGITAEELAKTKTYLTGSYPLRFSGNSQIAGILVGMQMDGMPIDYATTRNARIEAVTLEDVAKVAKRLLRPEDLHFVIVGQPETTP